ATACTGATTAGTTAATTGCTTGTTCTGTGACGTTTATTGATAGTTCTGCTTTCCTAAGGACATTATGATTGATGTTGATCTAGCACTGTGCGGAGAAGGCCCAGAGAACAGTAATGATCATGACTTAATGCTTGAGTAATGTGATCCAAATCAAAAATCCTATCATTAAACGTAAGGAAGTATGTTGACTCTTGGATGtcttaattttcagtttttcagaTTTGAAGAAAcccaagtatatttttaaaaaaaaaacacagcgatttttaaaaatccaattcaAAATACTACAAGGAATCTTTGTAAAGATCTTTTCAGTGATCAAGTCACTTTTAATTCTTTCCCaacatttattcattcttcattcaaCAAACGTGCATTCAGTGTCTACTATCTGACAGTCAATGTTCTATGCACAGAGAAAGCTGTCTTCTTGCAGTTCACATTCCAGAGTGGGAGAAGAAGCAGCAAACAACAGCAACATAACaaagatggtaaaaaaaaaatgacatggttTAGAAGGTGACACAAACTCAGAGTAGATTAAGGAGATCACAAGTGGAGATGTTCAAATTTAAAAGCCATAAATAATATCACCACTGAACAGGTACTGGGGCGCCAATGGGTTCAGATGACAGTTCTTTAGAGGTCGGTGGGAAATAACgataattacatttactttgtgaTATGCAGTTCACAAAGCTGTAGCACTTAGCAGGGGCGCCGAAGTAACTTACATAGAGTGGAGGGGGTGAGTTACGTTTGGCCATATAAATTTTCCTGTGCCACAGGGTCTACTCACACGCAAATTAATATCCAGCGGCGGGTGGCTGGGAATGCTGACCGGGAGTCAAAGCCTGGTATTTGAGACGCAGTAGTTGACTTGGGATCACCGGAGTATCTATGCTGGTCTGAAGTGCAAACGAATTAATGAGCTTGTCAACAGAGAACAGAGCAAGAAGAGATCAAGGGAAGACCTCGCTTTTGCGTGCCTACATTTTAGGAGaagaagacaaaaacagagaaaggaggtTACATCTGGATCCTGATCAGGCTGTTTTAAACAttcctttgttgtcttattttttccttaatgCATGCTAGCGTTCTTCACGACCAAACAGTTCTGCCACGCTACACTCCTTTTCGCGTGGATCTTTCTTGAAGAAAGGTAAAGTAGAAAAGTTACAAGCTGAATTAATTTTCTGAGCATCTCCGGCAAGCTAAGTGTTCAGGGCTCCACCCACCTCCCAACAAGTTATCGCCCTCCGCATTTTATTTACCTCCTGACATTAATGCTCAAatgctctcctcctcccagtaATCTTCCTCAGCACCACTTCTCCGAGGCCAGAAGCATAGGGAAGACTTAATGAAACAAAAGACTCGTTGAAAACCAAATCACACAAATAGCCAACTCCAAATACCAACCGCTAGGATTCTGAATCCTGCACCCACAGCCTTGGCCACCAGCCCCACCCTCTTCTCCTCTTGGGTTTTTCCGTAAGTCCCGCCCCTTCGCCAAGTCCAGCGCTTATTTGCTGGcgctctccttcctctccccattgGTCTCGCTTAGCCCGTTCTTTCACGCCCTCGACTCAGCTCCGCCCCTCCCGCCGCAGCAGCACTGCGCAGACTCGGAGGAGGCCTGAGGACCCTTTTCCCGTGTCgctttccccttcttcccagcattccttttTCCTTGTTCTCACGGCGCACAGGGTTTTGCGCCAGCCGGCACTTCGCGCCTAGGGCTTTGGTGACGTCATGTTCCTGCGCCGCGTGGACGCCCGCCAGTGAAAGAAGGAATAGCCCTGCCGCCCTTCGCCTCCTTTTGTTGGGCTGCCGCTCCTTCTGAATCATGGCGCCATCGCTGTGGAAAGGGCTTGTAGGCGTTGGCCTCTTTGCCCTAGCCCACGCTGCCTTTTCAGCTGCTCAGCGTAAGTGCCTGAAGGACGAGGACCTCTTGCGTGTGGGACACCTAGGGCTGTGTGGGGGCGCTTCCCTGAGGAACTGTCGGACCCAGTGCCGGCGGAACAGCGGTTGGGGTGACTAAGTAAAGCAGTGTGGGTCCTCGGTGAGGGTTGAGATCGGAGGGCTGTGGTACAGCCGCCACAGAAAGGTTAGACGAACTGGCTGAGACGACAGCGGATTCAGAGCGGAGTCTGTCCCACTGCTCAAGACACGAGATGTCGGATCAGACAAAGTGTGGGATTGAGAACTTTGAATGCTTGTGGCCTCGTGACAGTTAGGTAGACAGCATCCTGGGCGCTCGGCTGTCCAGGCAGAGTCTGAGAAGTTAAGTGACCGTTTGCCTCCGGGAGGCAGTGTGACACGGGCAAAGAGCAGTGGACCGGTAGCATTAAAGGGCTGCTTGTTAAAATTTTGCTTAACTGTTgaggctgtgtgaccttgggcagcaGGTAACGTCTGTCGGGTGAATTTTAATTTGTTGTCTCAGAGGACTGCTTGAAGTTGCTTCTGCTTTTAGATGCTAGAGGTTCCGCGGTGCTACAAGGCAATTCTTAACAAGTTAGTGAAGAACTAATTACAAGAAAGCATCACAGTAAGATAATGCGGATATGCTAAAGAGGGAGTGTGTATGTATAGGGGACCCGTGGGAAGTGTCTTAGAGCCTTGCTGCTCGTGGTCACTAGGACAGCATCGTGGACATCACCTGGGAGCTTGTTAGTAGACACTCAGGCTCCACCTCAGACGTAGTGAATGAGAATCTTCGTTTTAATAGATCCCTGGGTGATTTCCATGCACGTTGGTTTGTGAAGCAGTGTCCTGGAGGAGATTAGGATACACTGGAGTACTGGGTTATTTTCGAAGAAGCTTTGGCTCTATTATATAGACAGTCGTAGAGCAAGGAAGGCCCTTACTGAAAGTCCAGTGTCCTCATTTCAACAATGAAGAAATGCCTAGCTAGTGTTAAAGTGCCAGGTTAGATTTCATTCAAGCAAGAAAGCTAGCTAGAAGTGGGACATTAGAAGGTTAATTCAAAACTACTTTTGATgttggattgatttttttttttttttaactcctgtCCTTATAAGTTCTGTAAGCTCACATATACTCTGCCTGAAAGCATACCACATTCGCTCAAAACAGTTTGGGTATTTTAAGCCTAGAGTACATTATCGAGTAGGAGTTGTCCTGCTTAATCTACAATTAATTAAGATTTtggattttataattttcaagTGAGTACAGTGCATTGTGGATTTGTAACTGCAGCAAGACCCCTGTAATGCCATCGTGAGTTGGCAAAAGACTGGCATCACCTTTGACACTAGTTGTGTCATGTGAAATCATGGCATCAGATAGCATCCTATGGTGGTGTCGCATGCTCATCTCTGCCATAGTGACCTTTAGTATAGCAGTGCAGCGATCATGAACTAAGTAAATCCTGTTTAACTTGCACATCCAATTTTACTGTGGAAGACGTGTAGCTGGATGAGTGGTTCTGTAGCCCTGTGAGTCTAAGAAACACTCTGCCCACTTtcacattttattctatttatttgttttgttttgttttgtttttcaagacagggtttctctgtagctttggagcctgtcctggaaccccctctgtagaccaggctggcctcgaactcacagagatctgcctgcatctgcctcccaagtactgggattaaaggtgtgcaccaccaccacctggctcacttTCACATCATTTTAATACTCTACAAATGAAATACATGGGGTTGCCAAGGATGTCTTGAGTAAGGTGCAGTAAATTATAGTAAATAAAAGAGTTGGTGTTGTGTAGGATTCAGGGTTACCAGTTTCCAAATCCTGATCCTTCAATCCCTTGCTGCCTCCTGCAGTTAAGGCAGCAGCAGAATTAAGTAGTAGTGGGGACAGAAATTGGTGTCCTGAAACTCCAGTTACACCACTACACTGAAGAGAAACATTTCTAGTTTTCACTTTGGGTTCACTGTACAATGGCAGGGTCATAGAGCATTGAAGATATTTGTAGTCCTAGTGATCGTTAAATAATTATGACTTCTTTGACCACTTAGTGAAAGGAAGTTTGAGAATGGCTAGATTTTTCTATACTAATGAATGAAAAATTATGCTTAGTTATTTCAGTTTCATACTTGGCCATCTGTCAGTCATTTAAGGTAATAGAGACGGGCCATGGCAAGCATAAGCTAATTCATAAAGGTAAGGCTGCTGACTACATGGGAAGAGGGTTTTGAGGAATTTGGGATTAGCATTACTTTATGTAGCATATAAGTCGGCCAGTTCTTTGGTATATTGATTTTCTTgcattttaagaaaggaaaatgggcTATAATTTCCTTAATGGTATGTTTCTGGTTTATAGATCGTTCTTATATGCGACtaacagaaaaggaagatgaaTCACTACCAATAGATGTAAGTTGGTCATTTATAGTCCATTAAGTTCATATTTAAAATCAGCCACTTTGCTTATAGTaacttttatgttattttattttattattcttttatcatttttcagGCATGATATGACATCTgttacctgctttttttttttttttttttttttgacttagagtctcactgtgtaactctcgctggcttggaacttgctacatagacctagctggtctcaaacttacagagatcttcctgcttctgcctctgcctcctgaatgctaggactaaaggccAGTGTTACCTTGCCTCAGCTGCACCTGCTTTTATCACTCCATAAAATCTAAAGATcttgaaatcttaaaaaaaattctattagaTATTTTTATcagacatagtggctcacagcctaAATCACATCATTTGGGAGATTGAGGCATGAGGATtgttgtgaatttgaggtcaacctgaactacagagtaagaccctttgtcaaaaaacaaaaactaaagaaagaaatgggggcCTTTTTAGAAGTTTCTGTATCCACAGTATAAAATGGCCTTTTAAAATTGTCATTTGGCTCAAGTTTTTATAAAAAatccttttttaatattttcttatgtgTGTGGCGTTCGTGCCATGACACAAGTGTGTAGGTCAAAAGACAATCatcaggagtcaattctcttctaccatatgggtcccaggggAAACATTTTCAGgtcgtcagacttggtggcaagcatcctCACCCACTCAACCATTTCACTAGCCCAGTAGTTCCgtttgaaaataaagtttaaaacaagCAATGCTGACAGTACATAAAAACTAAAGAAGGTAGTGTTTAACCTGAATTAATGCCTGTTCCCTACTTATAATTTATTAGTAGATTTAAACTTATATAAATAGTGAATTCTTTGTAACAGAATTAAACAATAGGtgtgaaaaataataaactaatcaCACAAAATTCAAAGAATAGCAGCAGAACTGATCCCATTCCCTGGTTTTTTCACatttattcataatattttaagGGCTATCAAGAGTTTAGGCTTTTTcttatatatatacagtgttgTCTTAGGTGCATGTACTTTGTTTTACCAATTGAAACAGCTTtggggggctggtgagatgtctcagtgggtaaaagagcacttgctgccaaacttgATGATCTGAATTTAATCCCTGGAATCCATATGGTAAGAAAGAATCAACTTCTGGAAGTTATCTTTGATTTGAACCCTTACACTGTGGCACCTATGTTTCCCCTAAAACAAAATTAGGATTGAAACTACATCCTTTATAAAaacattatgtatgtgtgtatgtagttgaaaaattgtttttaagccggttgtggtggtgcacacctttaatccaggcacttgggacacagaggcaggcagatctctgtgaattcaaggacagcatcatctacaaagtgagttccaggacagccaaaagattatgcagagaaaccctgtctcaaaaaaaaaaaaaacaaaaatatgtttttgaaattaaaatatatttggattatttcctctttcctccctccaacccttccCATGCACTCACCCCTTGCTCTcactcaaattcatggcctctatttctttaatttttgttacatgcataagtatatatctatatatttgtaaatatataaatacaactgcTCAGTttctataatgttacttgtatgtatatgatttaagAGATGACCATAGGGCCTCAACACTAGACAAAGAAGCacagacaactaaggaatgctgagagtaggagagatgtcttgtcgGGGAAGAGCCCCCACATTCATTATCCAATACTAAGTGTATATGTCGTCTTGTAGTTAGCTAgctttggtttttgctttgttttggagacaggctgTGTGGCCTAGGCTAGAACTGAAAATGAATATAGCCAAACCTGGCCTTGAAACTCTTGATTCTGCTGCCTTCATCTCCTGGGTGCTACTGTACCTAATTTATAGTTAGTTTTCCTTGGCCATAATTTTTCTGGGACATATTTTCGTGAAAGTTCATTGATTTACCACATTCTTGCTGTGTTATATGAAACACAATCTCCTTTGGgctagggatgtaactcagtaCAGTGTTTGCCTGGCATATACAAATCCCTGTGTTTGATCATTTTTACCCAATaaagtgggcatggtggcacacacctataatccaagcacttggaatGTAGACAtgaggctcagaagttcaagatttTCCTCAGCAACATTgaactgagaccctgtcttaacaacaacaaaaccaatctCTTTGGTATAATGGTGATTGGAATGTGAGTAACATTTCAGATGTCACTGGGTTTTAATTTAGACAGTCTTAGCTTGTGGTTTATTATGTCTCTGTTTTTAACTAAAGATGTGGTATATGTGACTGTTAACTTACCCtcctttcactttttctttttggtagatgtatacaaacatatacatgcactttttaatatctttttaaagtaactttCTTAGAATTCTCAATtagcaaattttaaaattttgtgcaattataattaagaaaacagaCCCATAATGCTGTGTTGGTTAATTTCAAACATGAAATTAAGCATTGTTGCTTGTACAACCTGTTTGGAAAGCGGTTTGGTGTTGTGTAATAAATCTGAACGCACACATGCTCTGTACCAGGAGGCATGTAGGAATATTTCTGTTGACCTTGtaaaaataacagcaataatgaaataaatcatGATGCTTTCTTATGATAAGCACTAAACACGATGAAAGGACTTAGACTACTGCTGTGGGGGTGAATCTCACAAATAACGTTAAGAGAAGACAGGTAGACTCAGAAGAACGTATTGGGTGCATTTAAATGAGATTCAGAATGAGGAAAAGTAAACATGTTTAGAGGTTCATGAATTGTTCAAAAACAGCAAGGAACTGATTAATACATAATTAAGTACAGTAGTTAActttaagaaagaaggaaaggaaataatgGGACAGGGACTTGGAAGGTTCTGAGAAGCCGGGTTTGATGGTATGCACCTGTAATTGCTGTATCTGGAagagctgatgcaggaggatggtgagtttaATGCCAACTTGGgatatataatgagaccctgtttcaaaaagagaaggggaagaattGAAAGTTTAGTTGTAGGAAGGAGGCTGCATGTTGGTtcccggccgcccagctagcttagacctgaaataatcacacagaaactgtattaattaaatcactgcttggctcattagctctagcttattattggctaactcttacattaatttaacccatttctattaatctgtatatcaccacatggctgtggcttactgggtaaagtgcCCAGCGTCTGGCTCCAGTAGCTCCAGTGGCtccaaggcttctctctgactccgcccttcttttttccagcattaaACATAActttccccgcctagttctgatcttccctgccataggctcaaagcagttctttattcattaaccaataaaagcaacccatagacagaaggacctcccacgccATTTAATTGGTTGGCGGGTACGTGATACCTTTTATTGCTCTTCTTCATACTGTGCTCATATGTTTTGTGCCCTCTATGATATTGACCAGTaatgaaataacaaaaaagagTTTTAGTTGCTCTTGGAAGCAGACACTGTTTGGTACTTGAGTTCTAAGTAACTTGGTACCAGTCAGTATTTGGCACTTTGCTTCTCTGAGCATGTTGCTAAACTCACTTCCTAAGACATCAGAAGTGTTATTGTATTTAAGAAATTTTATCGTGTCTGAGTGCAAATTATTTCAGGAAGTGACTCCTTGCTGAGTAGCAATGGGGAATGCTTGTTAGAACTTGCATCGGAGGGGAAGCGGATTGTCAATTTTCCAAATAGTATTTATATGCTGTTTGTTAATCTGCATCTTTATACTCACAGATAGTTCTTCAGACACTTCTGGCCTTTGCAGTTACCTGTTATGGCATAGTTCATATCGCAGGGGAGTTCAAAGACATGGATGCCACTTCAGAATTAAAGAATAAGTAAGTTCCTTTCCAGAAGCATTTAACTTCTCGAGATTTGTTTTCTGTACATGATTTACAGTGTGATTTTAGCTACACAATAGTTGGTTTCATTTATATCCTTTGATTATGTAGTTTGTAGGAGTAATGAGGCAAAAGTACTAAGTCAGTGTTTGGTGTCATAGGACAAGTAGAAGTTGAAAGCCAggcataatggcacacacctgtaagcccagtaCTCTTGAGGATGAAACAGAAGGATTGTAAATTCCGAGAcagtttgggctacataagaagaccctgtgtcaaaacaaaaccataaaaggagaaaagtaaaaacaaggtGGTAGACTGTGGTTCCTGCTAGTGCCCTAAAATTGCTGGTTGGTTAGAAtgtgaaagacagaagagaacacTTATATAGAAAATAGCTCAGAAACATTATCCaggttccttccctctcttccctcctctctttctgtcttccccCTTCTTATTCTTTATCCTCTTGTCCCAGCTTAGTCTTTGGAAGAATAACTgaattttctgtttcctctgtcaTTTGAACCTAAGCTGTGCTCTCGGCCCTTTTTCTGTCTCTAGATTAAAGAACAtcattattctgtatgtttctcctgttttttgtttgcttgccttCTCCATATTTTTACTTCAGTTTGTTCAATTCCATTTCTGGATTTTCCCTACCTTCTTTATTTAGAAACAATAACCCTTTACAGTATTTTCTTAGAAGAATTCACAGTAAACATCTGTACACTGGAGGAAGTTATTCCCCTTCCATTTACCTCATTATTCctatttattttaacattattttgaaggggagagagtgggaactgggatttatatgtaaagtgagaaaacatagttttttaaaaaataaattatttttaaaaagaaatatatgcagccgggcggtggtggcgcacgcctttaatcccagcactcgggaggcagaggcaggcggatctctgtgagttcgagaccagcctggtctacaagagctagttccaggacaggctccaaaaccacagagaaaccctgtctcgaaaaaccaaaaaaaaataaataaaataaaaagaaatatatggtatcaaaaaagatttttttgtatttatgtatatgtggcTACATGGAGTTTTtgtgcactatgtgcatgcaggtgcctgtggaggccagagagaattGGAttcacctagaactggagttaaaggcagttatgagccacccacCCAGCgtggattctgggaactaaaccctggAAGGGCATATATTCTAAACCcttgagctacatctccagccccccccccatattTCCATTTGGATGATTAAGTGGGGCTAACTTTGAGATATTTTTCCATAAAGGGAAGATTCTCTGgttctttttttagaaaaatgatatttaaaaacaaacactaagCACTCATATCTCAAGACATTTATGGACTGTTTTAGATGATACAAATCTCACTGGGAGAGTCTTCGAAGGATCTCAGGCACAGGCCAGAAAAGAAAGGAGCCAAACCAAATGGCGTCAAGTAGGGGACAGCAAAATAGTTGAGTTTGGCCAATAGTACGTACAGAAGGCCAGAAAGGATTTTTCATTGTACTTGAAAAACAGATCCTTGAAATGTCTAAGGCTTAGGGCCAAAGGAGAATAATCAGAGGTACATCTGTATGCTAGCATTTGAAATATGATttatcgccgggcgatggtggcgcacgcctttaatcccagcactcgggaggcagaggcaggcggatctccgtgagttcgagaccaacctggtctacaagagctagttccaggacaggctccaaaaccacagagaaaccctgtctcaaaaaacaaaaaacaaaaaaaacgaaaTATGATTTATCATAATCTACTGGTAGTTTGTAGAGATGACTGAAGTTTATCTAGTATTTCTTATTGTTGACAGGTGTTCTAGAGGGAATCAATGGCTGAAGAAAAAATCTGAGAACTTTATGGTCATTTCCAAATTTCTTACAGTGTTTGTATAGTAAAAATATGCAACACAGTGTGATTACCATTTGTAGTCTAATCTcagatttattatttaaaaatataattcacaGCAAATTCATAATTAATTAGAAGTCTGCTCATTTTTCAAATGTGCTATTATAAAGGTTTATCTAAAAttggtgctctttttctttttaaggacatTTGATACCTTAAGGAATCATCcatctttttatgtgtttaaTCATCGTGGCCGAGTGCTGTTCCGGCCTTCGGATGCACCAAGTTCTTCAAACCTAGATGCATTGTCCTCTAACACATCATTGAAGTTACGAAAGTTTGACTCACTGCGCCGTTAAGCTTTTTACAAATTAAATAATAGGACAGACAGAGTTGAGTATTGGAGTTTGGGGTGTAAAACACTCCCCCCAACATCAGTATTTATATTGCTATTTCGGAGCTAATTAAAATAATCTATGGCCCTTATTTGTACATTGTTGAAATCAAATGGTGTATAAGTTATCTGTGAAATGAATCTTCGAAGTTTCGTATAgaggtttttgttcatttgaaacAATTCCCATGTTTTGTAAAAGTCACTGTTTCGAACACATTTCCCAGAAAAATATTGGGGtttttgtgattatttattttcatagatttcttttcttttgcactACAGGTTTTAGGAATCCTGAAAATACCATGTAACACCTGCATTTTGCAGCACAAGAGTCAAATGGTCTTCAGTTCTTATTAGACCAACTTCTTGAAGAAGACCAAAATGGTGACTTTGCAGGATTTTTTAGGTCCCATAAAGAGTGACTCTGCTTTTACAAATACTTGCCAGTTTTTAGTTTATCAATGGTTTCTCTCTAGACCCCACTCCCAGATTCCTTCTAACATCAGCTGTCTTGTTTCATCACTTCTGAGATTCTGTGTGCAGTGAGCAAATTTTGTGTCAGAAATTCTGTCATACGTATTTAACAAGTTCATCTTGCTGTAAAATTACTCATGTTGTTTTGTTGTAAACTCTTCACTGATCATGTAGTGTAAGACTAGTTGAAAGTAGACCAAAAGGAGAATTTGTGACTTCATTATCTTGCCTATGTAGAATAGTATTGATTGAGGAAAACTGATTGTCATTAGCCAGTTTCACTCATTCAAAGTCTTTTGGCTTATTTATTTCATACTAAATTGATGAATTAgtgaaaataaaggaaatgtcTCATTTAATCTAAAGGCACACGCAAAGAAATTGGGCCAAATATGTTCTAATTATTTGGAGCTAGTCTATTTCAATTCTCTTAGAAAATTGAGGTCATTTAAGAAGTTGCTTTGTAGCTTCTGATTGAGAGCTGGCTTGGAGTCTCCATCTTCACTGCCATGCTGAAGGTGAGCAGAAGGACACATCATTGAATGTTTTTCAGAAACAGTAATTTTACTCTTAGGAAAATTGGAGTCACTTTTTTAGCTAGGAAACTAAGAGGCTCAACATTACTTTGCAGAGATTATA
The sequence above is a segment of the Chionomys nivalis chromosome X, mChiNiv1.1, whole genome shotgun sequence genome. Coding sequences within it:
- the Mmgt1 gene encoding ER membrane protein complex subunit 5 isoform X2, translated to MAPSLWKGLVGVGLFALAHAAFSAAQHRSYMRLTEKEDESLPIDIVLQTLLAFAVTCYGIVHIAGEFKDMDATSELKNKTFDTLRNHPSFYVFNHRGRVLFRPSDAPSSSNLDALSSNTSLKLRKFDSLRR